A stretch of the Aegilops tauschii subsp. strangulata cultivar AL8/78 chromosome 4, Aet v6.0, whole genome shotgun sequence genome encodes the following:
- the LOC109775159 gene encoding uncharacterized protein — MVKNHPGSGTSRCDAAAAMAESGGGGGTATLCGGGSRQPAVAVRQFKGVRMRSWGSWVSEIRAPHQKRRIWLGSYATPEAAARAYDAALLCLKGSDAVLNFPSSSSASPSSPHSLPSPADDLSPRSIQRAAAAAAAAFEATRIVAGVVDDSCSSSAEATTPTSVSVSTLGSADVQEHTTSSMSAAASAGSPAGDHDELWTELDAFASPKLMDLIAAGHATPFSSTWEEPEEDGEMMRLWSFC; from the coding sequence ATGGTCAAGAACCACCCGGGCAGCGGCACTAGCAGGTGCGACGCTGCAGCGGCTATGGCAGAGAGCGGTGGTGGGGGTGGGACGGCAACGCTGTGCGGCGGCGGGAGTAGGCAGCCGGCGGTGGCGGTGAGGCAGTTCAAGGGGGTGCGGATGCGGAGCTGGGGGTCGTGGGTGTCGGAGATCAGGGCGCCGCACCAGAAGCGCCGGATCTGGCTCGGCTCCTACGCCACCCCGGAGGCCGCCGCGCGCGCCTACGACGCCGCGCTCCTCTGCCTCAAGGGCTCCGACGCCGTCCTCAACTTCCCCTCCTCGTCCTCCGCCTCACCCTCGTCGCCGCATTCGCTTCCCTCCCCCGCCGACGACTTGTCCCCGAGGTCCATCCAGCGCGCGGCCGCAGCTGCGGCAGCGGCCTTTGAAGCCACGAGGATCGTCGCCGGCGTCGTGGACGACAGCTGCTCTTCCAGCGCCGAGGCGACGACGCCGACCTCGGTCTCAGTGTCCACGCTGGGAAGCGCCGACGTCCAGGAGCACACCACGTCTTCGATGTCCGCCGCGGCCAGCGCTGGCTCGCCGGCGGGAGATCACGACGAGCTGTGGACGGAGCTGGACGCATTCGCGTCCCCCAAGCTCATGGACCTCATCGCCGCCGGTCACGCCACGCCCTTCTCTTCCACCTGGGAGGAGCCCGAGGAGGACGGCGAGATGATGAGGCTGTGGAGCTTCTGCTAG